A genomic segment from Microbacterium sp. SORGH_AS_0428 encodes:
- the mvk gene encoding mevalonate kinase: MTSSSARPARPSDAPATPTPTAAASGRASGKAILLGEHAVVYARPALAIPLSALQVRADVRRSSAPSHLHSDLYDGPLAAAPARLGPTAMAAAAALEAVGAAGESIDLRIASTLPAERGVGSSAAVAAAVVRAVAAAFGTVLDAAAEHELIQRAERVAHVSPSGLDAHAVRAGAPIWFEDGAVSPVAVAAPLTFVIADTGVAGRTREAVASVRARHDEDPRGTTALLDELGELTRDARTHLATGDARSLGAVMDRGHTALDRLGVGDPALDELAATARAHGAWGAKLTGGGRGGCVLVLTRDDESAADVAGALRAAGAAATWTTTVEATT, translated from the coding sequence ATGACCAGTTCTTCCGCCCGTCCCGCGCGCCCATCCGATGCGCCGGCGACGCCGACCCCCACTGCCGCAGCGAGCGGGCGGGCATCCGGCAAGGCGATCCTCCTCGGCGAGCACGCTGTCGTCTACGCACGGCCCGCGCTCGCCATTCCGCTCTCCGCCCTTCAGGTGCGAGCCGACGTGCGCCGGTCGAGCGCTCCGAGCCACCTGCACAGCGACCTGTACGACGGACCCCTCGCCGCAGCACCCGCACGCCTCGGTCCCACGGCCATGGCGGCCGCCGCAGCGCTCGAGGCGGTCGGCGCCGCCGGTGAGTCGATCGATCTCCGTATCGCGAGCACCCTGCCTGCCGAGCGCGGCGTCGGCTCCTCGGCCGCCGTCGCCGCCGCCGTCGTGCGCGCGGTCGCCGCGGCGTTCGGGACCGTTCTGGATGCTGCCGCCGAGCACGAGCTGATCCAGCGGGCCGAGCGTGTCGCTCACGTGTCGCCGAGCGGTCTCGACGCGCACGCCGTGCGTGCCGGCGCGCCGATCTGGTTCGAGGACGGAGCCGTGTCGCCCGTCGCCGTGGCCGCGCCGCTCACATTCGTGATCGCCGACACCGGGGTCGCCGGCCGCACGAGAGAAGCAGTCGCGAGTGTGCGCGCGCGTCACGATGAAGACCCGCGGGGAACGACGGCCCTCCTCGACGAGTTGGGTGAGCTGACCCGCGACGCCCGCACGCACCTCGCCACCGGTGATGCCCGGAGCCTGGGCGCCGTCATGGACCGGGGTCACACGGCGCTCGATCGTCTGGGTGTGGGCGACCCGGCACTCGACGAACTCGCCGCCACGGCGCGCGCACACGGTGCCTGGGGAGCGAAACTTACCGGCGGCGGTCGCGGCGGATGCGTCCTCGTGCTGACCCGAGACGACGAAAGCGCCGCCGACGTCGCCGGTGCCCTGCGCGCCGCGGGAGCGGCCGCGACCTGGACCACCACGGTGGAGGCGACGACATGA
- the mvaD gene encoding diphosphomevalonate decarboxylase — protein sequence MTEARAIAHPNIALVKYWGKADPALNLPATGSLSMTLGVFPTTTTVVVDDALDTDVFVLNGREQSGVPAERTARFLDLVRGLSGSALRARVESHNTVPSAAGLASSAAGFAALAGAAASAYGLQLSARELSRLARRGSGSAARSIFGGFALWHAGDDEQSYAEPLPAPADLAMVVAIVDSGEKQVSSREAMRRTADTSPFYPAWITSTAATLEEARRACVEGDVAQLGRLTENNALRMHAVIQASAPSIRYLSPTSIALFDRVAALRDAGLESYATADAGPNVVALCRAADAESVAGELGALAETVVALPGPGLVVGGRSVG from the coding sequence ATGACCGAGGCACGCGCGATCGCGCATCCGAACATCGCGCTGGTGAAGTACTGGGGCAAGGCCGACCCGGCGCTCAACCTGCCGGCGACCGGCAGCCTGTCGATGACGCTCGGCGTGTTTCCCACGACCACGACCGTCGTGGTGGACGACGCGCTGGACACCGACGTGTTCGTGCTCAACGGCCGAGAGCAGTCGGGGGTCCCCGCCGAGCGCACGGCGCGTTTCCTCGACCTCGTGCGCGGGCTCTCCGGTTCAGCGCTGCGCGCGCGTGTGGAGTCGCACAACACGGTGCCGTCGGCAGCGGGACTCGCGTCCTCCGCGGCCGGCTTCGCCGCACTCGCCGGTGCCGCCGCATCCGCCTACGGACTGCAGCTGAGCGCGCGGGAGCTCAGCAGACTCGCCCGTCGCGGTTCGGGTTCCGCCGCACGCTCGATCTTCGGCGGCTTCGCCCTCTGGCACGCCGGCGACGACGAGCAGTCGTACGCCGAACCGCTGCCGGCGCCGGCGGATCTCGCGATGGTCGTGGCGATCGTCGACAGCGGCGAGAAGCAGGTCTCCAGCCGGGAAGCGATGCGCCGCACGGCGGATACCTCACCTTTCTATCCCGCGTGGATCACCTCCACAGCGGCGACGCTCGAGGAGGCGCGGCGCGCGTGCGTCGAGGGCGATGTGGCGCAGCTCGGACGTCTGACCGAGAACAACGCCCTTCGGATGCACGCCGTGATCCAGGCCTCGGCACCGTCCATCCGCTACCTGTCCCCGACGAGCATCGCGCTCTTCGACCGCGTGGCGGCGCTGCGCGACGCGGGCCTGGAATCGTACGCGACAGCGGACGCGGGCCCGAACGTCGTCGCCCTGTGCCGCGCCGCGGACGCGGAATCCGTCGCGGGCGAGCTCGGCGCGCTCGCCGAGACGGTCGTCGCGCTGCCGGGACCCGGGCTGGTGGTCGGCGGAAGGTCCGTCGGATGA
- a CDS encoding phosphomevalonate kinase, whose protein sequence is MPSIIPTSTCSPPSPSPSACVPERGLPARYYDLRIDSGLDDASGRKFGLGSSAAVTIATIRAIDEFYGFALSRRDVYRLALLATIRVAPQASGGDLAASAFGGWISYRSPDREVLRASLDAEASVADLLASRGWDSLDIARLAPPASLRFLVGWTGRPASTERLVDAVRDGSGAMDYPAFLLDSRACVTDLARALDDADDTATLDAVRRARRLLRRLGRSAGVAIETDALAALCDTAEAAGAAAKSSGAGGGDCGIVLAPEDADIAGMLRDWEERDIRRLTLSVSPAEGGAP, encoded by the coding sequence ATGCCGAGCATCATCCCTACGAGTACGTGCTCGCCGCCATCACCCTCGCCGAGCGCCTGCGTTCCCGAGCGCGGTCTGCCGGCGCGGTACTACGACCTGCGCATCGACAGCGGACTCGACGACGCGTCCGGCCGGAAGTTCGGTCTCGGATCGTCCGCGGCGGTCACGATCGCGACGATCCGCGCGATCGACGAGTTCTACGGGTTCGCGCTCTCCCGACGCGATGTGTACCGCCTGGCCCTGCTGGCCACCATCCGTGTCGCTCCCCAGGCTTCCGGGGGCGACCTGGCGGCCAGCGCGTTCGGCGGCTGGATCTCCTATCGCTCGCCCGATCGCGAAGTGCTTCGAGCATCACTCGACGCGGAGGCGTCGGTCGCCGATCTGCTGGCGTCGCGCGGGTGGGATTCGCTGGACATCGCCCGCCTCGCGCCGCCCGCGTCCCTCCGCTTCCTCGTCGGCTGGACCGGTCGACCGGCATCCACCGAGCGGCTCGTCGACGCGGTGCGAGACGGCTCCGGCGCCATGGACTACCCGGCGTTCCTGCTCGACTCCCGCGCGTGCGTGACGGACCTGGCGCGAGCCCTGGACGACGCCGACGACACCGCCACACTCGACGCCGTCCGCCGGGCGCGGCGGTTGCTGCGCCGCCTCGGGCGAAGCGCCGGTGTCGCCATCGAGACGGATGCGCTCGCCGCGCTCTGCGACACGGCGGAAGCGGCCGGGGCGGCGGCGAAGTCCTCGGGCGCCGGCGGCGGCGACTGCGGCATCGTGCTGGCACCGGAGGACGCCGACATCGCCGGCATGCTCCGCGACTGGGAGGAACGCGACATCCGGCGACTGACACTGTCGGTGTCCCCCGCAGAGGGAGGAGCGCCGTGA
- the fni gene encoding type 2 isopentenyl-diphosphate Delta-isomerase, with product MSAADRKDDHVRLAAAQHPLVAGNGFDDVRFLHHALSGIDAAEVALDTEVAGRHWSAPFYINAMTGGSARTGEINRALARAAAAARVPIASGSMSVALDDADAAPTFRVLREENPDGLLFANIGIERSADDARRAVELIDADALQIHVNAVQEIVMPEGGRSFGHWVASLERIVAAVDVPVVVKEVGFGLSRRTLSVLGEIGVSAADVAGRGGTDFVQIENARRAGADFGYLAGWGQSAVECLLDAPSDAPPLLASGGVRTPLDIVRGLALGARAVGVSGTFLRIVLDGGSDALSVALEAWKTQLRALLTVLGARTSADLVWTDLIIGGETADFARARAIDITSLAHRSDALSAPGRSRNDR from the coding sequence GTGAGCGCCGCGGACCGCAAGGACGATCACGTGCGGCTCGCCGCCGCTCAGCATCCACTCGTCGCCGGCAACGGCTTCGACGACGTCCGCTTCCTGCACCACGCCCTCTCCGGCATCGATGCCGCCGAGGTGGCGCTCGACACCGAGGTGGCAGGGCGGCACTGGTCCGCGCCGTTCTACATCAACGCGATGACCGGCGGCAGCGCCCGCACGGGCGAGATCAACCGCGCGCTCGCCCGCGCCGCCGCGGCAGCGCGTGTCCCGATCGCTTCGGGCTCGATGAGCGTCGCACTCGACGATGCGGATGCGGCGCCGACGTTCCGCGTGCTGCGCGAGGAGAACCCGGACGGCCTCCTGTTCGCCAACATCGGCATCGAGCGCTCAGCGGATGACGCCCGTCGCGCGGTCGAGCTCATCGACGCCGACGCCCTGCAGATCCACGTGAACGCCGTGCAGGAGATCGTGATGCCGGAGGGTGGACGCTCCTTCGGCCACTGGGTCGCCTCTCTGGAGCGCATCGTCGCAGCCGTCGACGTCCCCGTCGTCGTCAAGGAGGTCGGGTTCGGTCTCAGTCGACGCACCCTGTCCGTCCTCGGTGAGATCGGGGTCTCCGCCGCCGACGTCGCCGGCCGCGGAGGAACCGACTTCGTGCAGATCGAGAACGCGCGCCGAGCCGGTGCCGACTTCGGCTACCTGGCCGGATGGGGACAGAGCGCCGTCGAGTGTCTGCTCGACGCCCCCTCGGACGCGCCTCCGCTGCTCGCCTCCGGAGGAGTGCGCACGCCTCTCGACATCGTCAGAGGCCTCGCCCTCGGCGCACGAGCCGTCGGTGTATCCGGCACCTTCCTGCGGATCGTCCTCGACGGGGGCTCGGATGCCCTGTCGGTGGCGCTCGAGGCATGGAAGACCCAGCTCCGAGCCCTCCTGACCGTCCTCGGTGCGCGCACGAGTGCGGACCTGGTCTGGACGGATCTGATCATCGGCGGCGAGACCGCCGACTTCGCGCGAGCACGCGCGATCGACATCACCTCGCTGGCGCATCGATCCGATGCGCTCAGCGCACCTGGAAGGAGCCGGAATGACCGGTGA
- a CDS encoding hydroxymethylglutaryl-CoA reductase, translated as MTGEFTPLPTRWVGPLRLSGDVVGEQEVPLATYESPLWPSVGRGARISRLIDDGIRVTVVDERMTRSSLFTAVDAATAVRAGRDIRGRFAELAATVAAQSRHARLLDVDTEVVGNLLFVRFALSTGDASGHNMVTLAAESLMTQILQWHPELEYGSISGNYCSDKKATAVNGILGRGRNVVADILIPAELVQTQLRSTAARIVELNTRKNLVGSTIAGALRSANAHYANMLLAIFLATGQDAANIVEGSQGITWAEVRGDGDLYFSCTLPTLIVGTVGNGKDLPQVEEALTRLGCREERESGENARRLAALVAATVLCGELSLLAAQTNPGELMTSHLQLERNGKATR; from the coding sequence ATGACCGGTGAGTTCACTCCCCTACCCACCCGCTGGGTCGGTCCGCTACGTCTGAGCGGCGACGTCGTGGGAGAGCAGGAGGTTCCCCTCGCCACCTACGAGAGTCCCCTCTGGCCCTCCGTCGGGCGCGGTGCGCGCATCTCGCGCCTGATCGACGACGGCATCCGGGTGACGGTCGTGGACGAGCGGATGACGCGCTCCTCGCTGTTCACCGCCGTCGACGCCGCGACCGCCGTCCGCGCCGGACGCGACATCCGAGGCCGCTTCGCTGAGCTGGCAGCCACTGTGGCCGCCCAGAGCCGGCACGCCCGGCTGCTCGATGTCGACACCGAAGTCGTCGGCAACCTGCTCTTCGTGCGCTTCGCTCTGTCGACCGGCGATGCGTCGGGGCACAACATGGTGACGCTGGCTGCAGAGTCGCTCATGACGCAGATCCTGCAGTGGCATCCCGAGCTGGAGTACGGATCGATCTCCGGCAACTACTGCTCCGACAAGAAGGCGACCGCCGTCAACGGCATCCTCGGCCGGGGTCGCAATGTCGTCGCCGACATCCTCATCCCGGCAGAGCTCGTCCAGACGCAGCTACGCTCCACCGCGGCGCGGATCGTCGAGCTGAACACACGCAAGAACCTCGTCGGCTCCACGATCGCGGGAGCGCTGCGCTCGGCGAACGCGCACTACGCGAACATGCTGCTCGCGATCTTCCTCGCGACCGGTCAGGACGCGGCCAACATCGTCGAGGGCTCGCAGGGGATCACGTGGGCGGAGGTCCGCGGCGACGGCGACCTGTACTTCTCCTGCACGCTGCCCACGCTCATCGTGGGCACGGTCGGCAACGGCAAGGACCTCCCGCAGGTCGAGGAGGCGCTCACCCGCCTCGGATGCCGCGAGGAGCGCGAGTCGGGCGAGAACGCGCGGCGCCTGGCCGCCCTCGTGGCGGCGACCGTGCTCTGCGGCGAGCTCTCGCTGCTGGCCGCCCAGACCAACCCCGGAGAACTCATGACCTCCCACCTCCAGCTGGAGCGCAACGGAAAGGCCACGCGATGA
- a CDS encoding hydroxymethylglutaryl-CoA synthase — protein MTAPLIGIHDLAVATAGHVLELDDLAAATGVDPGKFHIGLGQDQMSVPGPDEDIVTMGASAARRIIDRHGVDGIRTVFFATESGVDQSKSAGVWVHDLLGLPSTSRVIELKQACYSATAALQAAAGLVAREPGSKVLVIASDIARYELDSAAEPTQGAGAVAMLVTANPALLSIEPATGLHTAHVDDFWRPNDSVTAVVDGKLSIDAYLDGFIGAWDDYRSHGGVDVDEIDVFTHHQPFTRMAAKAHRRLAEHLGTELAEDRYLRSTLYNRRIGNSYTASLYFGLAALLDGDDDLSGKRVGMFSYGSGSVSEFFAGVVQPGYREHTRADETAKLLAARTRVDVPAYRALHAAAHLGSRQDVTVPAQSPWPYHFAGVRGRARQYSADQA, from the coding sequence ATGACCGCGCCCCTGATCGGTATCCACGACCTGGCGGTCGCCACCGCCGGCCACGTGCTGGAACTCGACGACCTCGCGGCGGCGACGGGCGTCGATCCGGGTAAGTTCCACATCGGGCTCGGCCAGGACCAGATGAGCGTTCCCGGCCCGGACGAGGACATCGTCACGATGGGCGCGAGCGCGGCCCGGCGCATCATCGACCGGCACGGCGTCGACGGTATCCGCACGGTCTTCTTCGCGACCGAGTCCGGCGTCGACCAGTCCAAGTCGGCCGGCGTCTGGGTGCACGACCTGCTGGGTCTGCCCTCCACGAGCCGGGTCATCGAACTCAAGCAGGCCTGCTACTCCGCGACCGCCGCACTGCAGGCGGCTGCGGGGCTCGTCGCGCGCGAGCCAGGATCGAAGGTCCTCGTCATCGCGAGCGACATCGCGCGCTACGAGCTGGACTCCGCCGCCGAGCCGACACAGGGCGCCGGAGCGGTCGCGATGCTGGTCACCGCGAATCCGGCGCTGCTGAGCATCGAGCCGGCAACCGGACTGCACACCGCCCACGTCGACGACTTCTGGCGCCCCAACGACAGCGTGACCGCCGTCGTCGACGGCAAGCTGTCCATCGACGCGTACCTCGACGGCTTCATCGGAGCGTGGGACGACTACCGCTCCCATGGCGGGGTGGACGTCGATGAGATCGACGTCTTCACACACCACCAGCCCTTCACGCGGATGGCGGCCAAGGCGCATCGCCGTCTCGCCGAGCACCTGGGTACGGAGCTTGCGGAGGACCGCTACCTGCGCTCCACCCTCTACAACCGGCGCATCGGCAACTCGTACACGGCGTCGCTGTACTTCGGGCTCGCCGCTCTGCTCGATGGAGACGACGACCTCAGCGGCAAGCGTGTGGGGATGTTCAGCTACGGCTCCGGCAGCGTCAGCGAGTTCTTCGCCGGCGTCGTGCAGCCCGGTTACCGCGAGCACACCCGGGCCGACGAGACCGCGAAGCTGCTCGCTGCCCGTACGCGTGTGGACGTGCCCGCGTACCGTGCGCTGCACGCGGCGGCCCACCTCGGAAGTCGGCAGGACGTGACCGTACCGGCACAGTCCCCGTGGCCGTACCACTTCGCCGGCGTGCGGGGGCGCGCCCGCCAGTACTCCGCCGACCAGGCCTGA
- a CDS encoding Rieske 2Fe-2S domain-containing protein: MRITGLGHAGMFIETAGGSILCDPVIGPSFFGSWFPFPDNRGLDWERFGKADFLYISHRHRDHFDPRLLQRYVRSDIPVLLPDYPTDDLEQDLRALGYENIVYTQSGVPLQYGKLSVMVTPLRAPSDGPIGDSSLSVDDGSASVLNQNDSHPLDLEKLLAFSKPDAYFTQVSGAIWWPMVYDLPQDAKQNFAKLKRDAQNKRAMYYIEKVDAEHVFPMAGPPMFLREELFRYNGLGLENDSIFTDQSEFLAHMAELRPEQKGYLFVPGTQVDLNDGAIEVTQTLYTEAEIERMFADKWAYLAQQRDSRQQEIRDEEASRAAVLPPAEMLAAIKEWWEPLLRRARTIRNGVGGNVRFRIGDLDMVVDFPKAKVREYAGEECIYWYTIPADLVSTNIADHEIDWSNSIFLSMQFEVGRSGKFNEFLTTFLKCLSRDRIEYVENWYAEQSDQTEDAQLGDWVVQRRCPHLRADLTKTGKIEDGVLTCSLHDWKWDLTSGRCLTTQGHPIRASHATAEVASGV, from the coding sequence ATGCGCATCACGGGTCTCGGCCACGCGGGCATGTTCATCGAGACGGCGGGCGGCAGCATCCTCTGCGATCCGGTCATCGGCCCCTCGTTCTTCGGGTCGTGGTTCCCGTTCCCCGACAACCGGGGGCTCGATTGGGAGCGCTTCGGGAAGGCGGACTTCCTCTACATCTCGCATCGTCATCGCGATCACTTCGACCCGCGGCTGCTTCAGCGGTACGTGCGCTCGGACATCCCCGTACTCCTGCCCGACTACCCGACGGACGATCTGGAGCAGGATCTGCGCGCTCTCGGCTACGAGAACATCGTCTACACGCAGTCCGGCGTTCCGCTGCAGTACGGCAAGCTCTCGGTCATGGTGACCCCGCTGCGCGCGCCGAGCGACGGCCCCATCGGGGACTCGTCGTTGAGCGTCGACGACGGATCCGCCTCCGTGCTGAACCAGAACGACTCGCACCCTCTTGATCTCGAGAAGCTGCTGGCGTTCTCCAAGCCCGATGCGTACTTCACACAGGTCTCGGGAGCGATCTGGTGGCCGATGGTCTACGACCTGCCGCAGGACGCGAAACAGAACTTCGCGAAGCTCAAGCGCGACGCTCAGAACAAGCGCGCGATGTACTACATCGAGAAGGTCGACGCGGAGCACGTGTTCCCGATGGCCGGACCGCCGATGTTCCTGCGCGAGGAGCTGTTCCGCTACAACGGGCTCGGTCTCGAGAACGACTCGATCTTCACCGACCAGAGCGAGTTCCTGGCGCACATGGCTGAGCTCCGCCCCGAGCAGAAGGGCTACCTGTTCGTCCCCGGCACGCAGGTCGACCTGAATGACGGGGCGATCGAGGTCACCCAGACCCTCTACACCGAGGCCGAGATCGAGCGCATGTTCGCCGACAAGTGGGCCTACCTCGCCCAGCAGCGCGACAGTCGTCAACAGGAGATCCGCGACGAGGAGGCGAGCCGCGCCGCGGTGCTGCCGCCGGCCGAGATGTTGGCCGCCATCAAGGAGTGGTGGGAACCGCTCCTGCGCAGAGCCCGCACGATCCGCAACGGCGTGGGAGGCAACGTCCGATTCCGCATCGGCGATCTGGACATGGTGGTGGACTTCCCGAAGGCGAAGGTTCGCGAGTACGCGGGGGAGGAGTGCATCTACTGGTACACGATCCCGGCCGACCTCGTGTCGACGAACATCGCCGACCACGAGATCGACTGGTCGAACTCGATCTTCCTGTCGATGCAGTTCGAGGTCGGACGCAGCGGCAAGTTCAACGAGTTCCTCACGACATTCCTCAAGTGCCTCTCACGTGACCGCATCGAGTACGTCGAGAACTGGTACGCCGAGCAGTCCGATCAGACCGAGGACGCCCAGCTGGGCGACTGGGTGGTGCAGCGCCGCTGTCCTCACCTGCGCGCGGATCTCACGAAGACCGGCAAGATCGAGGACGGCGTGCTCACGTGCAGCCTGCACGACTGGAAGTGGGACCTCACGAGCGGGCGCTGCCTGACGACGCAGGGGCACCCGATCCGCGCGTCGCACGCCACCGCCGAGGTCGCCTCCGGCGTCTGA
- the nusB gene encoding transcription antitermination factor NusB, with product MSARSKARKRALDILFQADVRGEDPAAILAAEASRAAGEPNRQSSWLYARDIVDGVIDHRDEIDEQIVTHARDWKIERMPAVDRAVLRIGVWEAVFNDEVPVAVAIDEAVELAKEYSTDEAGSFVHGVLARIARSA from the coding sequence GTGAGCGCTCGTAGCAAGGCGCGCAAGCGCGCCCTCGACATCCTTTTCCAGGCCGACGTCCGCGGCGAAGATCCTGCGGCCATCCTCGCCGCAGAGGCCTCCCGCGCCGCGGGAGAACCCAATCGTCAGAGCTCCTGGTTGTACGCGCGTGACATCGTCGACGGTGTCATCGATCACCGAGACGAGATCGACGAGCAGATCGTCACGCACGCCCGCGATTGGAAGATCGAGCGGATGCCGGCGGTCGACCGTGCGGTGTTGCGCATCGGTGTCTGGGAGGCCGTCTTCAACGACGAGGTACCGGTCGCCGTCGCCATCGATGAAGCCGTGGAGCTCGCGAAGGAGTACTCGACCGACGAGGCCGGGTCTTTCGTCCACGGCGTGCTCGCGCGCATCGCCCGCTCGGCCTGA
- the efp gene encoding elongation factor P produces MASTADIKNGVVLSIDGQLWNVVEFQHVKPGKGGAFVRTKLKSVMTGKVVDKTFNAGAKVDIQNVDRRDFTYLYNDGEGFVFMDVADYDQITVGAATVGDAANYLLENQQVQIALHDGNPLYIELPASVVLEITYTEPGLQGDRSSAGTKPATVETGHEIQVPLFVETGTKVKVDTRTGDYLGRVS; encoded by the coding sequence ATGGCATCTACCGCAGACATCAAGAACGGCGTCGTCCTCAGCATCGACGGACAGCTGTGGAACGTCGTGGAGTTCCAGCACGTCAAGCCCGGCAAGGGCGGTGCGTTCGTTCGCACCAAGCTGAAGAGCGTCATGACCGGCAAGGTCGTCGACAAGACGTTCAACGCCGGGGCGAAGGTCGACATCCAGAACGTCGACCGCCGCGACTTCACGTACCTCTACAACGACGGTGAGGGCTTCGTCTTCATGGACGTCGCCGACTACGACCAGATCACGGTGGGCGCGGCGACGGTCGGCGACGCGGCGAACTACCTGCTCGAGAACCAGCAGGTGCAGATCGCTCTGCACGACGGAAACCCGCTCTACATCGAGCTGCCGGCCTCCGTCGTGCTGGAGATCACCTACACCGAGCCCGGTCTGCAGGGCGATCGCTCGTCGGCCGGCACGAAGCCGGCGACGGTGGAGACCGGCCACGAGATCCAGGTCCCTCTGTTCGTCGAGACGGGTACGAAGGTCAAGGTCGACACGCGTACGGGCGACTACCTCGGTCGCGTCAGCTGA
- a CDS encoding 3-hydroxyacyl-CoA dehydrogenase produces the protein MTDITTVAVLGTGVLGSQIAFQSAYSGFPVVAYDIDERALAGARERFERLAATYRAEVPGAAEGTRVEDALARVTLTTSLADAAKVDLVIEAVPEVLDLKREVYAQLAELAGQDTIFATNSSTLLPSDIVDFTGRPDRFLALHFANRVWKFNTGEVMGTERTAPEVFDAVMHFAEAIGMVPIAIRKEKAGYVLNSLLVPLLNAGMGLAAGGYASVADIDKTWRIATGAPMGPLQMLDVIGLNTPYNILTHSSTGDQALAAWLKENYIDQGKLGVATGEGFYRYA, from the coding sequence ATGACCGACATCACGACCGTCGCGGTTCTCGGAACAGGTGTTCTGGGATCGCAGATCGCCTTTCAGAGTGCGTACAGCGGATTCCCCGTCGTCGCGTACGACATCGATGAGCGCGCCCTCGCCGGTGCGCGCGAGCGTTTCGAGCGCCTGGCCGCCACCTATCGCGCGGAGGTGCCCGGTGCTGCCGAGGGAACGCGTGTCGAGGATGCGCTGGCGCGCGTGACGCTCACCACCAGCCTCGCCGATGCGGCGAAGGTCGACCTCGTGATCGAGGCTGTTCCCGAGGTGCTCGATCTGAAGCGCGAGGTGTACGCGCAGCTCGCTGAGCTCGCGGGTCAGGACACGATCTTCGCGACCAACTCGTCGACGCTTCTGCCGTCGGACATCGTCGACTTCACGGGCCGGCCCGATCGCTTCCTCGCTCTCCACTTCGCCAATCGCGTGTGGAAGTTCAACACCGGCGAGGTGATGGGAACCGAGCGCACGGCCCCCGAGGTCTTCGACGCGGTCATGCACTTCGCCGAAGCGATCGGCATGGTGCCGATCGCCATCCGCAAGGAGAAGGCGGGCTACGTGCTCAACTCGCTCCTCGTCCCGCTGCTCAACGCCGGCATGGGACTCGCCGCGGGCGGATACGCGTCCGTCGCCGACATCGACAAGACATGGCGCATCGCCACGGGCGCCCCGATGGGCCCGCTTCAGATGCTCGACGTCATCGGTCTGAACACCCCGTACAACATCCTCACGCACTCCAGCACGGGGGATCAGGCGCTGGCCGCCTGGTTGAAGGAGAACTACATCGACCAGGGCAAGCTGGGCGTCGCGACCGGCGAGGGCTTCTACCGGTACGCGTGA